In one window of Eleutherodactylus coqui strain aEleCoq1 chromosome 10, aEleCoq1.hap1, whole genome shotgun sequence DNA:
- the GPR4 gene encoding G-protein coupled receptor 4, giving the protein MVEKSAGNRISLLAHFPSSNMSNITPDACNVDSDLDSVLPPSLYAVVFVIGLPANLLALWAAWLQVQKGKELGVYLLNLSLSDLLLICALPPWTDYYLRRDVWGYGPGACRLFGFIFYTNLYVGAAFLSCVSADRYLAVAHPLRFPGARPIRSAAAVSALVWVLELAANSPPLFRDAITKDRYNHTFCYESYPLSGKGDALANVGRVLAGFLLPWGIMLLCYAGLLRALRGSASCERREKRRVRRLALGLPCVALLCYGPYHALLLLRSLVFLTGGGSVAAGESCALEERLFPAYHASLAMATLNCLADPALYCLACPGARGEVAKAIGRVVAWVMGKDRRSWRERGGDGRGMGGRGEEMGMVEMGGRGASSIV; this is encoded by the coding sequence ATGGTAGAGAAGTCAGCAGGAAACAGAATTTCTCTCCTAGCACATTTCCCTTCATCTAACATGTCTAACATCACCCCAGATGCTTGCAACGTTGACTCTGACCTAGACAGTGTGCTTCCTCCATCCCTCTACGCAGTCGTTTTTGTAATTGGACTACCggccaaccttttggccctcTGGGCTGCTTGGCTGCAGGTGCAGAAAGGTAAAGAACTGGGCGTCTATCTTCTAAACCTTAGTCTTTCGGACCTCCTGCTGATTTGTGCACTGCCGCCCTGGACAGACTACTACTTACGGAGGGATGTGTGGGGATATGGGCCGGGAGCCTGTCGCCTTTTTGGTTTCATCTTCTATACTAATCTGTATGTGGGTGCTGCCTTCCTGTCCTGCGTTTCAGCTGACCGATACCTGGCTGTAGCACATCCATTAAGGTTCCCTGGTGCCCGACCCATCCGCTCTGCTGCTGCTGTCTCTGCACTGGTTTGGGTCCTGGAACTGGCAGCGAATTCCCCTCCTTTGTTCCGAGACGCTATCACCAAAGACCGCTACAACCACACATTCTGCTATGAAAGCTATCCTCTGTCTGGGAAGGGGGATGCACTAGCCAATGTGGGGAGGGTACTAGCTGGATTTTTATTGCCCTGGGGGATAATGCTTTTGTGTTATGCGGGGTTACTTCGTGCTCTGCGTGGCAGTGCATCCTgtgagcgaagggaaaagagacgGGTGCGTCGGCTGGCCCTTGGGCTCCCTTGCGTGGCGCTGCTCTGCTATGGGCCCTATCATGCCCTGCTTCTCCTACGCAGTCTGGTGTTTCTGACTGGAGGAGGGTCTGTAGCAGCAGGTGAAAGCTGTGCATTGGAGGAGCGGTTGTTTCCAGCTTACCATGCCTCTCTGGCAATGGCCACCCTGAACTGCCTGGCTGATCCTGCCCTCTATTGCTTGGCTTGCCCAGGAGCAAGAGGAGAGGTGGCAAAAGCAATAGGTAGAGTGGTGGCATGGGTAATGGGAAAGGACAGAAGAAGTTGGCGAGAGAGGGGTGGTGATGGCAGAGGAATGGGTGGTCGAGGTGAGGAAATGGGAATGGTGGAGATGGGTGGAAGAGGGGCAAGCTCCATCGTCTGA